One stretch of Desulfuromonadales bacterium DNA includes these proteins:
- the ilvC gene encoding ketol-acid reductoisomerase produces MFRYYHRVSRRKKGMKVYYDKDADLSIIQGMKVAIVGYGSQGHAHANNLKDSGVEVSVALREGSASAIKAKNAGLTVKNVAEAVAAADLVMILTPDEFQSRLYRDEIEPKLKKGATLAFAHGFSIHYNQVVPRADLDVIMIAPKAPGHTVRSEFVKGGGIPDLIAIFQDASGKAKNVALSYASAIGGGRTGIIETTFKDETETDLFGEQAVLCGGAVELVKAGFETLVEAGYSPEMAYFECLHELKLIVDLMYEGGIANMNYSISNNAEYGEYVTGPKVINAESRKAMAECLTNIQNGEYAKRFILEGQTNYPEMTARRRLNAAHPIEQVGERLRSMMPWIQKIVDKSKN; encoded by the coding sequence ATTTTCCGGTATTACCATCGCGTTTCGAGGAGGAAAAAAGGAATGAAAGTTTACTACGACAAGGACGCCGATCTGTCCATTATTCAGGGGATGAAAGTGGCCATCGTCGGCTACGGCTCCCAGGGGCATGCCCACGCCAACAATCTCAAGGATTCGGGCGTCGAGGTGTCTGTCGCCCTGCGCGAAGGTTCCGCCTCGGCGATCAAGGCCAAAAATGCCGGTCTGACCGTCAAGAATGTCGCTGAAGCCGTGGCGGCCGCCGATCTGGTGATGATCCTGACTCCTGACGAGTTCCAGTCCCGGCTCTATCGGGACGAGATCGAGCCGAAGCTGAAAAAGGGGGCCACCCTGGCTTTTGCCCACGGCTTCAGCATCCACTATAACCAGGTTGTGCCGCGCGCCGATCTGGACGTGATCATGATCGCCCCCAAGGCTCCCGGGCACACCGTCCGTTCCGAGTTCGTCAAGGGCGGCGGCATTCCGGACCTGATTGCGATCTTCCAGGACGCCTCGGGCAAGGCCAAGAACGTGGCACTCTCCTATGCCAGCGCCATCGGCGGCGGAAGAACCGGCATCATCGAAACCACTTTCAAGGATGAAACCGAGACCGACCTGTTCGGCGAGCAGGCGGTCCTCTGCGGTGGGGCAGTGGAACTGGTCAAGGCCGGGTTCGAAACCCTCGTCGAGGCCGGTTACTCTCCGGAAATGGCCTACTTCGAGTGTCTCCATGAGCTCAAGCTGATCGTCGACCTCATGTACGAGGGCGGGATTGCCAACATGAACTATTCCATCTCCAATAACGCCGAATACGGCGAATACGTCACCGGTCCGAAGGTGATCAATGCCGAGAGCCGCAAGGCGATGGCGGAGTGCCTGACCAACATCCAGAATGGTGAATACGCCAAGCGCTTCATCCTCGAAGGGCAGACCAACTATCCGGAGATGACTGCACGGCGTCGCCTCAATGCCGCCCACCCCATCGAGCAGGTTGGCGAGCGGCTGCGCAGCATGATGCCCTGGATTCAGAAGATCGTCGACAAGAGCAAGAACTGA
- the ilvN gene encoding acetolactate synthase small subunit, with translation MKHTISVLVENEFGVLTRVAGLFSGRGFNIESLSVAPTLDPSISRMTIVTRGDEQILEQINKQLNKLIDTIKVIDFTGQDYVEREMALIKVTAEEETRAEVLRIVDIFRAKVVDVTPRSYTVEITGAPAKVDAIVELLRPMGVKELVRSGPVVLGRGPKGWRGTE, from the coding sequence ATGAAACACACCATTTCCGTGCTCGTCGAAAACGAGTTCGGAGTTCTGACCCGGGTGGCCGGCCTTTTCTCCGGGCGTGGTTTCAATATTGAAAGCCTCTCGGTGGCGCCGACGCTCGATCCCAGCATCTCCCGCATGACCATCGTTACCCGCGGCGATGAGCAGATCCTCGAGCAGATCAACAAGCAGCTCAACAAGCTGATCGATACCATCAAGGTCATCGACTTTACCGGGCAAGATTATGTAGAACGCGAGATGGCCTTGATCAAGGTGACCGCGGAGGAAGAGACCCGGGCCGAAGTGCTGCGCATCGTCGACATCTTTCGCGCCAAGGTTGTCGATGTTACCCCCCGGTCCTATACTGTGGAAATCACCGGCGCCCCGGCCAAAGTTGATGCGATCGTTGAACTGCTGCGCCCCATGGGCGTCAAGGAGCTCGTTCGCTCCGGTCCGGTTGTCCTGGGCCGTGGTCCCAAAGGATGGCGGGGGACGGAATGA
- the ilvB gene encoding biosynthetic-type acetolactate synthase large subunit: MKKTGSQILLECLQLEGVDTVFGYPGGTVINIYNDLMDYPIKHILTRHEQAAVHAADGYARATGKVGVAIATSGPGATNTVTGIATAYMDSIPMVIITGQVPTPLIGNDAFQEADIVGITRPITKHNYLVKDVKELARIVKQAFYIARTGRPGPVLIDLPKDVQLASTKFDYPDTVEIRGYKPTYSGNVRQVEKAVKMILAAKKPVLYVGGGATLSDASGELLHFAEMVQAPVTTTLMAMASFPQRHPLCLGMLGMHGTYCANMAVTNADLLVAIGARFDDRVTGKIATFAPHAKIIHIDIDPTSIKKNVRVDLPIVGDLKDVLQTIVAKLIEHRDEVKALAEALGPWRDEIAGWKKQHPMSYKPSDKIIKPQFVIEKLRELTRDDAIITTEVGQHQMWTAQFFGFTQPRTFLTSGGLGTMGFGLPAALGAQAACPDRQVIDISGDGSFQMNSQELATLVQYRLPVKIAILNNNFLGMVRQWQQLFFDRRYSQTCMELPIDFIKLAEAYGATGLRATTPEEVEAVIKTALATPGPVIMEFKVAREENVMPMVPAGAGLNEMVLAS, encoded by the coding sequence ATGAAAAAAACCGGATCACAGATCCTGTTGGAATGCCTGCAGCTCGAAGGGGTGGACACCGTATTCGGCTACCCCGGGGGAACGGTCATCAATATTTACAATGACCTGATGGACTATCCGATCAAACACATCCTGACGCGGCACGAACAGGCAGCGGTACACGCCGCCGACGGCTATGCCAGGGCGACGGGCAAGGTCGGGGTGGCTATTGCCACCAGTGGTCCGGGGGCGACCAACACCGTTACCGGCATCGCCACCGCCTACATGGATTCCATCCCCATGGTGATCATTACCGGTCAGGTTCCCACGCCCCTGATCGGCAACGACGCCTTTCAGGAAGCGGACATCGTCGGCATCACCCGGCCGATTACCAAGCACAATTACCTGGTCAAAGACGTCAAGGAACTCGCCCGGATTGTCAAGCAGGCTTTCTACATTGCCAGGACCGGCCGGCCTGGGCCGGTCCTGATCGATCTGCCCAAGGATGTACAACTCGCCTCCACCAAATTCGACTACCCGGATACGGTGGAGATTCGCGGCTACAAGCCGACCTACAGCGGCAACGTGCGGCAGGTGGAAAAGGCGGTCAAGATGATCCTGGCCGCAAAGAAGCCTGTGCTCTACGTTGGCGGTGGCGCCACCCTCTCCGACGCCAGCGGCGAGTTGCTGCACTTCGCCGAAATGGTCCAGGCTCCGGTGACCACCACCCTGATGGCGATGGCCTCCTTTCCGCAGCGTCACCCCCTCTGTCTGGGGATGCTGGGGATGCACGGCACCTATTGCGCCAATATGGCGGTGACCAACGCGGATCTGCTGGTGGCCATCGGCGCGCGCTTCGACGACCGGGTGACCGGCAAGATTGCAACCTTTGCGCCGCACGCCAAGATCATCCATATCGACATCGACCCGACTTCGATCAAAAAGAACGTGCGGGTCGATTTGCCGATAGTCGGCGACCTCAAGGACGTGTTGCAGACGATCGTTGCCAAGCTAATCGAGCACCGCGACGAGGTCAAGGCACTGGCGGAGGCTCTCGGTCCATGGCGGGACGAGATCGCCGGCTGGAAGAAACAACATCCGATGAGCTACAAGCCTTCCGACAAGATCATCAAGCCCCAGTTCGTCATCGAGAAACTGAGAGAGTTGACCCGCGATGACGCGATCATCACTACCGAGGTTGGCCAGCATCAAATGTGGACGGCGCAGTTCTTTGGTTTCACCCAGCCGCGGACCTTTCTGACTTCAGGCGGGCTCGGCACCATGGGCTTCGGTCTGCCTGCCGCGCTCGGTGCCCAGGCTGCCTGCCCCGATCGTCAGGTCATCGATATCTCCGGCGATGGTTCCTTCCAGATGAATTCCCAGGAGCTGGCGACGCTTGTTCAATACCGTCTGCCGGTGAAGATTGCCATTCTCAACAACAATTTTCTCGGCATGGTTCGTCAATGGCAGCAGCTCTTCTTCGATCGGCGCTACAGCCAGACCTGCATGGAGCTCCCCATCGACTTCATCAAGCTGGCCGAGGCTTACGGTGCTACGGGTTTGCGGGCCACAACGCCCGAAGAAGTTGAAGCGGTGATCAAGACTGCGCTGGCGACGCCCGGGCCGGTGATTATGGAATTCAAGGTGGCCCGTGAGGAAAATGTCATGCCGATGGTCCCCGCCGGGGCAGGACTCAACGAGATGGTGTTGGCTTCCTGA